The following coding sequences are from one Ursus arctos isolate Adak ecotype North America unplaced genomic scaffold, UrsArc2.0 scaffold_23, whole genome shotgun sequence window:
- the LOC113250033 gene encoding olfactory receptor 5F1-like yields MARRNHTALTEFILLGLADTMELQIVLFLLFLVIYTLTVWGNVGMILLIRTDSRLHTPMYFFLANLSLVDVCYSSTITPKMLADLLSEKKTISFAGCFLQLYFFIALATTECILFGLMAYDRYVAICNPLLYPVVMSRTVCLRMAAGAFTAGFLNSMVNTSYVSSLPFCSSNVIHHFFCDSPPLFRLSCSDTHLNESIISTFAGVNMVGSLLVILTSYSYVLFSIFRMHSGEGRRKAFSTCASHLTAITLFYATAIYTYLRPSSSYSLDQDKVASVFYTILVPMLNPLIYSLRNKEVKKALWNVTTRSRHFCGCLVDFLNKTVFN; encoded by the coding sequence ATGGCCAGAAGAAACCACACGGCCCTGACTGAGTTCATCCTGCTGGGGTTAGCTGACACGATGGAGCTACAGATTgtcctctttctgctttttctggtGATTTACACACTTACAGTTTGGGGGAATGTTGGGATGATCCTCTTAATCAGGACTGACTCCCGACTTCACacacccatgtatttcttcctggccaacctgtccctCGTGGATGTTTGctactcctccaccatcaccCCAAAGATGCTGGCGGACCTATTATCCGAGAAGAAAACCATCTCCTTTGCAGGCTGCTTCCTGCAACTGTACTTCTTCATCGCCTTGGCCACGACTGAATGCATCCTCTTTGGGTTAATGGCCTATGACCGGTATGTGGCCATATGCAACCCGCTCCTTTACCCCGTGGTCATGTCCAGGACAGTGTGCCTCAGAATGGCAGCGGGCGCTTTTACAGCAGGGTTCTTGAACTCCATGGTTAACACAAGTTATGTGAGCAGCTTGCCATTCTGCAGTTCCAATGTCATTCATCATTTCTTCTGTGACAGCCCTCCACTTTTTAGGCTCTCATGCTCCGACACACACCTGAATGAAAGTATCATTTCCACATTTGCTGGTGTCAATatggtgggaagtctgctggtCATCCTCACCTCCTACTCCTATGTTCTGTTTTCTATCTTCCGTATGCATTCAGGGGAGGGGAGGCGCAAAGCCTTCTCAACCTGTGCCTCTCACCTGACCGCTATAACTCTGTTCTACGCCACCGCCATCTATACCTACCTGAGACCTAGTTCCAGCTACTCTCTGGATCAGGACAAAGTGGCTTCTGTGTTCTACACGATTTTGGTCCCCATGTTGAATCCTCTGATCTACAGCCTCAGGAATAAGGAAGTAAAGAAGGCTTTATGGAACGTAACTACGAGATCCCGCCATTTCTGTGGTTGTCTGGTTGATTTTCTGAACAAAACAGTATTTAATTGA
- the LOC113250029 gene encoding olfactory receptor 5F1-like — MARRNHTALTEFILLGLADTMELQIVLFLLFLVIYTLTVWGNVGMILLIRTDSRLHTPMYFFLANLSLVDVCYSSTITPKMLVDLLSGKKTISFAGCFLQLYFFIALATTECILFGLMAYDRYVAICNPLLYPVVMSRTVCLKMAAGAFTAGFLNSMVNTSYVSSLPFCSSNVIHHFFCDTPPLFRLSCSDTHLNESIFSTFAGVNIVGSLLVILTSYSYVLFSIFRMHSGEGRRKAFSTCASHLTAITLFYVTAIYTYLRPSSSYSLDQDKVASVFYTVVIPMLNPLIYSLRNKEVKKALWNVTTRTRIPSFL, encoded by the coding sequence ATGGCCAGAAGAAACCACACGGCCCTGACTGAGTTCATCCTGCTGGGGTTAGCTGACACGATGGAGCTACAGATTgtcctctttctgctttttctggtGATTTACACACTTACAGTTTGGGGGAATGTTGGGATGATCCTCTTAATCAGGACTGACTCCCGACTTCACacacccatgtatttcttcctggccaacctgtccctCGTGGATGTTTGctactcctccaccatcaccCCAAAGATGCTGGTGGACCTGTTATCAGGGAAGAAAACCATCTCCTTTGCAGGCTGCTTCCTGCAACTGTACTTCTTCATCGCCTTGGCCACGACTGAATGCATCCTCTTTGGGTTAATGGCCTATGACCGGTATGTGGCCATATGCAACCCGCTCCTTTACCCTGTGGTCATGTCCAGGACAGTGTGCCTCAAAATGGCAGCGGGCGCTTTTACAGCAGGGTTCTTGAACTCCATGGTTAACACAAGTTATGTGAGCAGCTTGCCATTCTGCAGTTCCAATGTCATTCATCATTTCTTCTGTGACACCCCCCCACTTTTTAGGCTCTCGTGCTCCGACACACACCTGAATGAAAGTATCTTTTCCACATTTGCTGGTGTGAATATAGTAGGAAGTCTGCTGGTCATCCTCACCTCCTACTCCTATGTTCTCTTTTCTATCTTCCGTATGCATTCAGGGGAGGGGAGGCGCAAAGCCTTCTCAACCTGTGCCTCTCACCTGACCGCTATAACTCTGTTCTATGTCACCGCCATCTATACGTATCTGAGACCTAGTTCCAGCTACTCTCTGGATCAGGACAAAGTGGCTTCCGTGTTCTACACGGTGGTGATCCCCATGTTGAATCCTCTGATCTACAGCCTCAGGAATAAGGAAGTAAAGAAGGCTTTATGGAATGTAACTACCAGGACACGCATCCCTTCGTTTCTCTGA
- the LOC125282567 gene encoding olfactory receptor 5F1-like, which translates to MARRNHTALTEFILLGLADTMELQIVLFLLFLVIYTLTVWGNVGMILLIRTDSRLHTPMYFFLANLSLVDVCYSSTITPKMLADLLSEKKTISFAGCFLQLYFFIALATTECILFGLMAYDRYVAICNPLLYPVVMSRTVCLRMAAGAFTAGFLNSMVNTSYVSSLPFCSSNVIHHFFCDSPPLFRLSCSDTHLNESIFFTFAGVNMVGALLVILTSYSYVLFSIFRMHSGEGRRKAFSTCASHLTAITLFYATAIYTYLRPSSSYSLDQDKVASVFYTVVIPMLNPLIYSLRNKEVKKALWNVTTRTRIPSFL; encoded by the coding sequence ATGGCCAGAAGAAACCACACGGCCCTGACTGAGTTCATCCTGCTGGGGTTAGCTGACACGATGGAGCTACAGATTgtcctctttctgctttttctggtGATTTACACACTTACAGTTTGGGGGAATGTTGGGATGATCCTCTTAATCAGGACTGACTCCCGACTTCACacacccatgtatttcttcctggcGAACCTGTCCCTCGTGGATGTTTGctactcctccaccatcaccCCAAAGATGCTGGCGGACCTATTATCCGAGAAGAAAACCATCTCCTTTGCAGGCTGCTTCCTGCAACTGTACTTCTTCATCGCCTTGGCCACAACTGAATGCATCCTCTTTGGGTTAATGGCCTATGACCGGTATGTGGCCATATGCAACCCGCTCCTTTACCCCGTGGTCATGTCCAGGACAGTGTGCCTCAGAATGGCAGCGGGCGCTTTTACAGCAGGGTTCTTGAACTCCATGGTTAACACAAGTTATGTGAGCAGCTTGCCATTCTGCAGTTCCAATGTCATTCATCATTTCTTCTGTGACAGCCCTCCACTTTTTAGGCTCTCGTGCTCTGACACACACCTGAATGAAAGTATCTTTTTCACATTTGCTGGTGTGAATATGGTTGGGGCTTTACTGGTCATCCTCACCTCCTACTCCTATGTTCTGTTTTCTATCTTCCGTATGCATTCAGGGGAGGGGAGGCGCAAAGCCTTCTCAACCTGTGCCTCTCACCTGACCGCTATAACTCTGTTCTACGCCACCGCCATCTATACCTACCTGAGACCTAGTTCCAGCTACTCTCTGGATCAGGACAAAGTGGCTTCCGTGTTCTACACGGTGGTGATCCCCATGTTGAATCCTCTGATCTACAGCCTCAGGAATAAGGAAGTAAAGAAGGCTTTATGGAACGTAACTACCAGGACA
- the LOC113246492 gene encoding olfactory receptor 1052-like: MAGWNHTGVKEFLLVGLTENSNLQIPLFLLFTLIYFTTLAGNWGMIILIWLNAQLHTPMYFLLSNLSFCDICYSTVFAPKMLVNFLSKRKSSTFSGCVLQSFFFAVYVTTEGILLSMMAYDRYVAIANPLLYTVIMTQRVCVQLVLASYLGGLINSLTHTIGLLKLDFCGPNIVNHYFCDIPPLLRLSCSDAHNNEMLLLIFSGVIAMFTFTVIMVSYTCIITAIQRIRSAEGRRKAFSTCASHLTAVTLFYGSVTFSYIQPSSQYSLEQEKVSALFYTLVIPMLNPLIYSLRNKDVKDAAKRSISLKRTPI, translated from the coding sequence ATGGCAGGTTGGAACCATACAGGGGTGAAGGAATTCCTTCTGGTAGGTTTAACTGAAAACTCTAATTTGCAGATCcctctttttttgcttttcaccCTTATTTATTTCACCACTCTGGCAGGTAATTGGGGGATGATCATCTTGATCTGGTTAAATGCCCAACTTCATACTCCAATGTACTTCCTCCTTAGCAACCTTTCTTTTTGTGATATCTGCTACTCTACTGTCTTTGCTCCAAAGATGTTGGTCAATTTCCTATCGAAACGTAAGTCCAGCACATTTTCTGGTTGTGTTCTACAGAGTTTCTTTTTTGCAGTATATGTAACCACAGAGGGCATCCTCCTATCTATGATGGcttatgaccgctatgtggcaaTAGCTAATCCCTTGTTGTATACAGTCATAATGACCCAAAGGGTTTGTGTTCAGTTGGTCCTTGCATCTTACTTGGGTGGGCTCATTAACTCGCTCACACACACAATAGGTTTGCTCAAACTAGATTTCTGTGGTCCTAATATTGTGAATCATTATTTCTGTGACATTCCCCCTCTTCTGAGACTCTCTTGTTCTGATGCCCATAACAATGAAATGTTGCTTTTAATATTCTCTGGGGTCATTGCAATGTTCACTTTCACTGTCATCATGGTCTCTTATACGTGCATCATCACTGCCATCCAGAGAATCCGCTCAGCTGAGGGGAGGCGCAAAGCCTTCTCCACTTGTGCCTCTCATCTGACTGCTGTGACCTTATTCTATGGGTCTGTGACCTTTAGTTATATCCAGCCAAGTTCTCAGTATTCCCTGGAACAGGAGAAAGTTTCTGCTCTGTTTTATACATTGGTGATACCCATGCTAAACCCACTGATTTATAGCCTACGAAATAAGGATGTGAAAGATGCAGCCAAAAGGTCAATATCGTTGAAGAGAACTCCCATCTGA
- the LOC113246491 gene encoding olfactory receptor 5AS1, whose amino-acid sequence MLESNYTMPTEFLLAGFTDYLPLRVTLFLVFLIVYTLTLVGNMSLIILVNINSCLQTPMYYFLSNLSFLDICYSSAITPKMLVNFLASRKSISPYGCAIQMFFFGCFADAECLILAAMAYDRYAAICNPLLYSTLMSRRVCICSVVLAYFSGSMTAMAHVCLTFRLPFCGSNIVNHFFCDIPPLLALSCVDTHINELLLFALCGFIQTSTFVVIFISYFCILITVLSIKSSGGRSKAFSTCTSHFIAVTLFYGTLLFMYLRPTTSYSLDTDKVVAVFYTVVFPMFNPIIYSFRNKDVKDALKKLLERNWTFK is encoded by the coding sequence ATGTTGGAGAGCAATTACACCATGCCAACGGAGTTTCTCCTTGCTGGATTCACAGATTATCTCCCTCTCAGAGTCACACTATTCTTGGTATTTCTCATAGTGTATACACTCACTCTGGTGGGAAATATGAGTTTAATAATCCTAGTTAATATCAATTCATGCCTTCAAACACCCATGTATTATTTTCTCAGCAACTTGTCTTTCTTGGACATCTGCTATTCTTCAGCAATCACCCCTAAAATGTTGGTGAACTTCTTAGCATCCAGGAAAAGCATCTCTCCCTATGGCTGTGCaatacaaatgtttttctttggttgttttgCTGATGCTGAGTGCCTTATCCTGGCAGCAATGGCATACGACCGCTACGCAGCCATCTGTAACCCATTGCTCTATTCTACACTTATGTCCAGGAGGGTCTGTATCTGCTCCGTTGTGTTGGCCTACTTCAGCGGAAGTATGACTGCGATGGCACATGTGTGCCTCACGTTCAGGCTACCGTTCTGTGGCTCCAATATTGTTAATCATTTCTTCTGTGATATCCCACCTCTCTTAGCTTTATCATGCGTGGATACACATATCAATGAGCTTTTGCTCTTTGCCTTGTGTGGCTTCATTCAGACCAGCACTTTTGTGGTCATATTTATCTCTTACTTCTGTATCCTCATCACTGTTTTGAGCATTAAGTCCTCAGGGGGCAGGAGCAAAGCATTCTCCACCTGTACTTCCCATTTCATAGCGGTCACATTATTCTACGGAACGCTCCTGTTTATGTACTTACGTCCCACCACCAGCTATTCCCTAGACACTGACAAGGTAGTTGCGGTGTTTTATACTGTTGTCTTTCCCATGTTTAACCCAATAATCTATAGCTTCAGAAATAAGGATGTAAAGGATGCCCTCAAAAAGCTACTAGAAAGAAACTGGACTTTTAAATGA